From the genome of Streptomyces sp. NBC_01142:
ACCCACGAGGGCAGCCACACCTCGGACGAGGAGAGCTACGCGCGCGAGGCAGCGGCGCACGCCGGTATCCCGCTCGAAGTCGTGGAGATCCGGGAGGCGGAGCTGCCCGAACTGATCCCGGCCATGGTGACGGCGCTGGGCACCCCGAACGCGACGCCACACGCCCTGAGCGCGTACGTCCTGTTCCGGGAGATCTCGAACAGTTCTTTCCGGGTCTGTTTCGTGGGTGACGGAGCCGATGAGCAGTTCGGCGGCTACCGCCGCTACAGCACCGCCCTCGCGGCGGACGACGAAACCTGGCAGGCCCGCTACCTCGACCGGCTGTCGCTGGTCCCGCAGGCGCGGTACCGGCAGCTCTACACCCCCGAGTACCGCGCTCTGCTCGACTCCGGTGTGAGCAGCCGACAGCGGTCCTTGGAGCTGCTGAGCCGGCCGGCTCCCTCGCGCCTGGAGCAGCTGCTGACCTTCGACCGGCTGCACAAGCTGCCCAGCCTCAACCTGCGCAAACTCGATCACCTCGCCATGGCGCACGCGGTCGAGGGCCGCGTGCCCTACTGCCAGCCGTCCGTCACCGGGTTCGCGCGACGTACTCCCGACGTACTGAAGGTCACTGAGTCCCGGCGCAAGCAGATTCTGTGGGACGCCGGAGAGGGATTGATTCCGCAGGCTGTCCAGGAGCGCCAGAAACAGCCGTTCACGTTCCCGGTCGGCGCCTTCATGACACCGGGCACCAAACTCTGGGACTTCACCACCGATGTCCTGGCCAGACCCCGGCTCTGCACCTCCGGATTTCTGAGCGAAGCCGCCGTACGGAAAGTCCTCACGGAACACGCGGGGGGCCAGGACCACGCCCGGCTGCTGTGGGGCCTGATGATTCTGGAACTGTCCCTCCCCTGAATCCCCGACTCTCCCATCTCTCCCCTGCGGTACGGTCCGGTGTCGGACAGGACCTTCCCTACCAGAAAGGCACGCGCTGGTGCGCAGCATCCACGTCGTCACTCACCCGGAGGCGAGCCACCACGTCGAGGAACTGGTCGGCGGGTGGCACGATTCGCACCTCACACCGGCAGGCCTGCGCGAGGCGGCCTCCATCGCCCGGGCGTTGCGCAGGGAGATCCCCGAGGACGCAGAGGTCGAGCTGATCTCCTCGGACCTGCTACGGACCCGCCGCACGGCCGAGGAGATCGCCGGGCTGTTCGGTGTGGAACCGGTCCTGGACCGCCGGCTG
Proteins encoded in this window:
- the asnB gene encoding asparagine synthase (glutamine-hydrolyzing), with protein sequence MCRIYGYFGPDLDVTALESARDAQLSGGPDQQHCARGENWGLGCNRLSIQDPSHGRQPFTNADGSVYAVFNGEIYNFRAIREELAGHGVHIDGDSDGSVLVPYYELHGDRFVDRLDGMYAIALVDLRFGRRLKLWSDPLAVKSLYYAVTEDGLTFSSELSGLTGLRTKPLDVDPLAIDHYMNWQCMPNGSSWYTGVSSLHPGEQLVHDGRTVTGRRPQDGGSPPTDDECTPESLGALLTREVAQMSLQSAPVAVQVSGGLDSGILATLLGRRRADVTGFHVTHEGSHTSDEESYAREAAAHAGIPLEVVEIREAELPELIPAMVTALGTPNATPHALSAYVLFREISNSSFRVCFVGDGADEQFGGYRRYSTALAADDETWQARYLDRLSLVPQARYRQLYTPEYRALLDSGVSSRQRSLELLSRPAPSRLEQLLTFDRLHKLPSLNLRKLDHLAMAHAVEGRVPYCQPSVTGFARRTPDVLKVTESRRKQILWDAGEGLIPQAVQERQKQPFTFPVGAFMTPGTKLWDFTTDVLARPRLCTSGFLSEAAVRKVLTEHAGGQDHARLLWGLMILELSLP